Proteins encoded together in one Nymphalis io chromosome 24, ilAglIoxx1.1, whole genome shotgun sequence window:
- the LOC126777941 gene encoding dihydropyrimidinase 2-like has product MLVFHLWPRKGRVAAGADADLALWDPRRERTVSAHTHHHAVDFNIFEGQHVIGSPQYVIVNGRVCLDDGELRVVEGFGKFLNTPPDSPTVYGARNEQQASDVSDGGRESPRASPAYTNGTSTELSISNKQMEGLSVSGCSTPTGRKMREPGQRDLQNSTFSITLLIV; this is encoded by the exons atgttAGTGTTCCACCTGTGGCCGCGCAAGGGCCGCGTGGCCGCGGGCGCCGACGCCGACCTGGCGCTGTGGGACCCGCGCCGCGAGCGCACCGTCTCCGCGCACACGCACCACCACGCCGTCGACTTTAACATATTCGAG GGTCAGCACGTAATTGGTAGTCCCCAATACGTTATCGTCAATGGTCGCGTTTGTCTCGATGACGGCGAACTACGAGTCGTCGAAG GATTCGGAAAGTTCCTGAACACTCCGCCGGACTCTCCGACGGTGTACGGCGCGCGTAACGAGCAGCAGGCGAGCGACGTGTCGGACGGGGGCCGGGAATCCCCGAGGGCCTCGCCCGCCTACACCAACGGGACCTCCACCG AACTGAGCATATCCAACAAGCAAATGGAGGGTCTGTCGGTGTCCGGCTGCAGCACTCCCACCGGACGAAAGATGCGAGAGCCTGGACAGCGAGACTTGCAAAACTCCACCTTCTCTATCACACTGCTGATAGTATAG